In Juglans microcarpa x Juglans regia isolate MS1-56 chromosome 4S, Jm3101_v1.0, whole genome shotgun sequence, a single window of DNA contains:
- the LOC121263597 gene encoding pentatricopeptide repeat-containing protein At2g30780-like, producing the protein MASVARVLASFCAKKGIALKPHPITIQRSFCDKPPNPNPLLAILLKEPSSRIKVVLDSEDSSDLKSFRYSWEALLTSLGSLSPQKAKLVLEWRLEKMLKDNVRDHDSFSELMSLCGNVQSLPLAMRVFTSMEAHGVKPTSSVFNSLIHACLSSGNLMTAQSLFEMMERSEGYKPNSDTYDAFIFVFSNWGNAAAMQAWYSAKKAAGFSADIQTYESMISGFVKGRNYDGADKLFEEMTVSGVMPNIPILDNMLEVLCKRRNFGKVKDFINFVLDGEWEISSQMAERLVKFYVEVGTVDDMEELLVTLMNANPISEILSRVHCAIIGMYAMQDRLDDVEYSLDRMLKQDLSFNSPDDVEKVICSYFRRAAYDRLDVFLEHIKGYYVPRRSTYDLLIAGYRRAGLSEKLDIVIEHMKSTGLS; encoded by the exons ATGGCCTCAGTTGCTAGGGTTTTAGCATCGTTCTGTGCGAAAAAGGGTATAGCTTTGAAGCCACATCCCATAACAATCCAACGTTCATTCTGCGACAAACCACCGAATCCCAATCCTCTGCTCGCTATATTGCTTAAGGAACCAAGTTCGCGAATTAAAGTTGTATTAGATTCAGAGGACTCTTCTGACCTCAAAAGCTTCCGGTATTCCTGGGAAGCACTCCTCACTTCTCTCGGGTCTTTGTCTCCTCAGAAGGCCAAGCTG GTTTTGGAGTGGAGATTAGAGAAAATGCTGAAGGATAATGTGAGAGACCATGATTCCTTCTCTGAGTTGATGTCCCTCTGTGGAAATGTTCAGAGTCTCCCTCTTGCCATGCGTGTCTTTACTTCTATGGAGGCTCATGGAGTGAAGCCCACTTCTTCTGTCTTCAATTCGCTTATACATGCTTGCTTGTCATCAGGTAATTTAATGACAGCCCAGAGCTTATTTGAGATGATGGAGAGATCAGAGGGCTACAAGCCTAATTCTGACACTTATGATGCTTTCATATTCGTGTTTTCAAATTGGGGAAATGCTGCTGCAATGCAAGCTTGGTACTCTGCCAAAAAAGCTGCTGGGTTCTCTGCTGATATTCAAACCTATGAATCTATGATTTCGGGTTTTGTTAAAGGAAGAAATTACGATGGTGCtgataaattatttgaagaaatgaCGGTGTCTGGAGTAATGCCCAACATACCCATATTGGATAATATGCTCGAAGTGCTTTGCAAGCGGAGAAATTTTGGTAAAGTGAAAGATTTCATTAACTTTGTGCTTGATGGTGAGTGGGAAATTAGTAGCCAAATGGCTGAGAGACTTGTGAAGTTTTATGTCGAAGTGGGGACCGTGGACGATATGGAGGAGCTCCTTGTAACTTTGATGAATGCCAATCCAATTTCTGAGATTTTGTCACGGGTACACTGTGCGATCATAGGGATGTATGCAATGCAAGATAGATTGGACGATGTAGAGTATTCTCTTGATAGGATGTTAAAACAGGACTTATCATTCAACAGTCCTGATGATGTTGAGAAGGTAATTTGTTCTTACTTCAGAAGGGCAGCTTATGACCGGCTAGACGTATTTTTGGAACATATAAAAGGTTATTACGTGCCCAGAAGGTCGACTTATGATTTGTTGATAGCTGGTTATCGAAGAGCAGGTTTATCAGAAAAATTAGATATTGTGATTGAGCATATGAAATCAACTGGATTGTCATAG
- the LOC121263596 gene encoding 60S ribosomal protein L37 has protein sequence MGKGTGSFGKRRNKTHTLCVRCGRRSFHLQKSRCAACAYPASRVRKYNWSVKAIRRKTTGTGRMRYLRHVPRRFKTNFREGTQATPRKKGTTAAP, from the exons ATG GGAAAAGGAACAGGGAGCTTTGGGAAGAGGAGGAACAAGACCCACACGCTGTGCGTGCGATGCGGACGCAGAAGCTTCCACCTCCAGAAGAGTCGCTGCGCCGCCTGTGCTTATCCCGCAAGCCGCGTCAGAAAAT ATAACTGGAGTGTGAAGGCTATCCGCAGAAAGACCACTGGAACTGGCCGTATGAGGTACCTCCGTCATGTGCCACGCAGGTTCAAGACTAACTTTAGAGAAG GTACTCAAGCAACCCCAAGGAAGAAGGGAACAACCGCAGCCCCTTAA
- the LOC121263598 gene encoding protein Mpv17-like, with protein MLKLWKWYQNCLAVHPVKTQVISSGIIWGFGDIAAQTITNYTAKKHHQVQDEDRKLKINWKRVATTSLFGFGFVGPVGHFWYEGLDRFIRFRLLLQPNSFRFVATKVAVDGIIFGPLDLLVFFTYMGFSTGKSAPQIKEDVKRDFLPALILEGGIWPILQVANFRYIPVRYQLLYVNFFCLLDSCFLSWIEQQQDAPWKQWLKSFLPLKEKKGQSG; from the exons ATGTTGAAGTTGTGGAAATGGTACCAAAATTGCTTGGCTGTCCACCCAGTTAAGACTCAGGTCATCAGCTCGGGTATTATATGGGGTTTTGGAGATATAGCCGCCCAGACAATCACCAACTACACTGCCAAGAAGCACCATCAAGTTCAG GATGAAGATAGGAAACTGAAAATCAATTGGAAACGAGTGGCTACGACCAGCTTGTTTGGGTTTGGATTTGTTGGGCCAGTTGGCCACTTCTG GTACGAAGGTTTGGATCGATTTATAAGATTTCGTCTGTTATTGCAACCCAATTCCTTTCGATTTGTTGCTACTAAAGTTGCTGTTGATGGGATCATCTTTGGCCCATTGGATTTACTCGTTTTTTTCACTTACATGGGGTTTTCAACTGGAAAGAGTGCCCCTCAAATAAAGGAAGATGTGAAGAGGGACTTTCTCCCAGCCTTGATTCTGGAAGGAGGCATATGGCCTATTCTTCAAGTTGCAAATTTCCGATACATACCCGTGAGGTATCAGCTTCTTTACGTCAACTTTTTCTGCCTTTTGGATAGTTGTTTTTTGTCATGGATTGAGCAACAACAGGATGCTCCTTGGAAGCAATGGTTGAAATCTTTTCTAcctttgaaggaaaaaaaaggccAAAGTGGCTGA
- the LOC121263601 gene encoding signal peptide peptidase-like: protein MKNVERLANVALAGLTLAPLVVKVDPNLNVVLTACLTVYVGCYRSVKPTPPSETMSNEHAMRFPFVGSAMLLSLFLLFKFLSKDLVNAVLTCYFFVLGIVALSATLLPTIKRYLPEHWNQDVITWRFPYFRCMWCRWFLYLLILILISIVNHLRPVWTVR from the exons ATGAAAAACGTCGAGCGATTGGCGAATGTAGCTTTAGCAG GTTTAACTTTAGCACCACTCGTTGTTAAGGTGGATCCAAACTTAAATGTTGTTTTGACTGCTTGCCTTACTGTTTATGTGGGCTGCTACAGATCTGTCAAGCCAACTCCACCTTCT GAGACAATGTCCAATGAGCATGCCATGCGTTTCCCCTTTGTTGGGAGTGCAATGCTGTTATCACTATTTTtgctttttaaatttctatctaAGGACTTGGTCAATGCTGTATTAACATGCTATTTCTTTGTTCTTGGGATCGTTGCGCTTTC AGCAACACTGTTACCTACTATTAAACGTTATTTACCAGAGCATTGGAATCAGGACGTTATTACATGGCGATTTCCATATTTCCGTTGTATGTGGTGTCGATGGTTTTTATATCTCCTAATTCTTATTTTGATTTCTATTGTGAATCATCTTAGGCCCGTTTGgacagtgagatga